Proteins encoded within one genomic window of Phyllobacterium sp. T1293:
- a CDS encoding ligase-associated DNA damage response DEXH box helicase: MSTKTKPLFAEDSTLLPKPFLDWFQAKGWSPRAHQLELLEEAEAGHSALLIAPTGAGKTLAGFLPALVDFSTRGKSNTTSRGVHTLYISPLKALAVDIERNLARPIEEIGLDITIETRTGDTPAHKRQRQKLIPPDILLTTPEQLALLIANKDAGRFFSDLRYVIFDELHSLVTSKRGHLLSLGLARLRKLQPGLQTIGLSATVADPDALRRWLLPQVNGMPMASLVKVEGGAKPHITILESSDRIPWAGHSAVYALPGVYEAIKRHKMTLIFVNTRSQAERLFHDLWMANDDNLPIALHHGSLDVSKRRKVEEAMANNALRAVVATSTLDLGIDWGDVDLVIHVGAPKGASRLAQRIGRSNHRMDEPSRAILVPANRFEVMECQAALDANYLGAQDTPPLGDGSLDVLAQHVLGMACAEPFHEQALFDEITTALPYATLPYETFHRIVDFVATGGYALKSYERFAKIRQTADGTWRVTHPRFAQQYRLNVGTIIEAPSLNVRLTRQRGKGGNARGGPVLGKVEESFLEALSPGDTFFFSGRVLRFEGIRENECIVSNAEGFDAKIPAYAGGKFPLTTYLADQVRSMLADPDRWGALPDQVSDWLRIQKEKSVLPDPGSLLVETFPRGERYYMVVYPFEGRLAHQTLGMLLTRRLERAKARPLGFVATDYALSIWGLRDMGRMFRNGELPLSEFFDEDMLGDDLEAWLSESWMLKRTFRNCALISGLVEKRHPGQEKTGRQVTVSTDLIYDVLRTHEPDHILIQATRADAATGLLDIRRLADMLARIKGHIIHKDLDRISPLAVPVMMEIGKERVPGEAHETLLEEIADELTREMMEGK; this comes from the coding sequence GTGAGCACCAAGACAAAGCCCCTTTTTGCTGAAGACAGCACACTCCTGCCAAAACCTTTCCTGGACTGGTTCCAGGCCAAGGGTTGGTCGCCCCGTGCGCATCAGCTGGAACTGCTTGAGGAGGCTGAGGCTGGCCATTCCGCCCTGCTCATTGCGCCGACGGGCGCTGGCAAGACGCTTGCCGGTTTTCTGCCTGCGCTGGTTGATTTTTCAACGCGCGGCAAGAGCAATACTACCAGCCGCGGCGTTCACACACTCTATATCTCGCCGCTCAAGGCGCTGGCGGTTGATATTGAGCGCAATCTCGCCCGACCCATCGAAGAGATAGGGCTTGATATCACCATTGAAACCCGCACCGGCGATACGCCTGCCCATAAGCGGCAGCGCCAGAAGCTTATCCCGCCTGATATCCTTCTGACCACGCCGGAACAGCTTGCTTTGCTGATCGCCAATAAGGATGCCGGGCGCTTCTTCTCGGATTTGCGCTATGTAATCTTTGATGAGCTGCATTCGCTGGTGACATCCAAACGCGGTCATCTTCTGTCGCTGGGATTGGCACGGTTGCGGAAATTGCAGCCGGGACTGCAAACAATCGGCCTTTCGGCAACGGTTGCGGACCCTGATGCTTTGCGGCGCTGGTTGCTGCCGCAGGTGAACGGCATGCCAATGGCCAGTCTGGTCAAAGTTGAAGGGGGCGCCAAACCCCATATTACCATCCTTGAATCCTCAGATCGAATTCCATGGGCTGGCCATTCGGCTGTTTATGCCCTGCCGGGTGTTTATGAAGCGATCAAACGGCATAAGATGACGTTGATCTTCGTCAATACCCGCAGTCAGGCGGAGCGCCTGTTTCATGATCTCTGGATGGCAAATGATGACAATTTGCCGATAGCGCTGCACCACGGCTCGCTTGACGTCAGCAAGCGCCGCAAGGTCGAAGAAGCGATGGCCAACAACGCGCTGCGCGCCGTTGTTGCCACGTCGACGCTTGATCTTGGTATCGACTGGGGCGATGTCGATCTGGTCATCCATGTCGGCGCACCCAAAGGCGCGAGCCGCCTCGCCCAGCGTATAGGCCGGTCCAATCACCGCATGGATGAACCGTCGCGGGCTATTCTCGTCCCGGCCAATCGGTTCGAGGTGATGGAATGTCAGGCAGCACTCGACGCAAACTATCTCGGGGCGCAGGATACGCCGCCGCTTGGTGACGGTTCGCTAGATGTGCTTGCCCAGCATGTGCTGGGGATGGCCTGCGCTGAACCGTTTCATGAACAGGCGCTTTTTGATGAGATCACCACAGCCCTGCCCTATGCAACCCTCCCATATGAAACGTTTCATCGCATTGTCGACTTTGTGGCAACCGGCGGCTATGCGCTGAAAAGCTATGAGCGCTTTGCCAAGATACGGCAAACCGCCGATGGTACATGGCGCGTCACCCATCCCCGTTTTGCCCAGCAATACCGGCTGAATGTCGGTACGATCATTGAAGCGCCCAGCCTTAATGTGCGCCTCACCCGCCAACGCGGCAAGGGCGGCAATGCGCGCGGTGGGCCGGTGCTTGGCAAAGTCGAGGAGTCGTTTCTTGAGGCACTGTCGCCGGGCGATACGTTCTTCTTTTCCGGCCGCGTGCTGCGCTTTGAGGGCATCCGGGAGAATGAATGTATCGTTTCAAATGCCGAAGGGTTTGACGCCAAGATCCCCGCCTATGCGGGTGGCAAATTCCCGCTGACCACCTATCTCGCCGATCAGGTACGCTCGATGCTTGCGGACCCTGATCGCTGGGGCGCCCTGCCCGATCAGGTCAGCGACTGGCTGCGCATCCAGAAGGAAAAATCCGTGCTGCCCGATCCCGGCAGTTTGCTGGTTGAAACCTTTCCGCGCGGCGAGCGCTATTACATGGTGGTCTACCCCTTTGAAGGCCGGCTTGCGCATCAGACGCTCGGCATGCTGCTGACGCGGCGGCTTGAAAGGGCAAAGGCCCGGCCGCTTGGTTTTGTCGCCACGGATTACGCCCTGTCGATCTGGGGATTGCGCGATATGGGCCGCATGTTCAGGAATGGCGAACTCCCCCTCTCCGAGTTTTTCGATGAGGATATGCTGGGCGATGATCTTGAAGCGTGGCTGTCTGAAAGCTGGATGCTCAAGCGCACATTCCGCAACTGTGCGCTGATTTCCGGCCTCGTTGAAAAGCGCCATCCCGGACAGGAGAAAACCGGGCGGCAGGTCACGGTCTCGACTGATCTGATCTATGACGTTCTGCGCACGCATGAGCCTGACCATATCCTCATTCAGGCCACGCGCGCCGATGCGGCTACCGGGCTTCTCGACATTCGCCGCCTTGCCGATATGCTGGCACGAATCAAGGGTCATATCATTCATAAGGATCTCGACCGGATATCACCGCTCGCTGTCCCAGTGATGATGGAAATCGGCAAGGAACGCGTTCCGGGTGAAGCCCACGAAACGCTTCTGGAAGAGATAGCAGACGAGTTGACCCGCGAGATGATGGAAGGCAAATGA
- a CDS encoding ligase-associated DNA damage response exonuclease produces the protein MLTRPEELLRSTPEGLYSPAGDFYIDPVSPVERALITHGHADHARSGHRKVMATRQTLDIMGIRYGDDFAGSTQIAELGVVTEINGVKVSFHPAGHVLGSAQIAVEKNGMRIVCSGDYKRAADPTCLGFELVPCDVFITEATFALPVFRHPNAMDEIAKLLKSIAQFPERSHLVGAYALGKAQRVIRMMRDAGYDKTIYIHGAMTKLCDYYQSQGIDLGPLSSATVETGTPQDFAGSVVVGPPSAFLDRWARRFPDPVSCFASGWMSIRQRARQQGVELPIILSDHCDWDELTGTIKELAPSQIWVTHGREEALVRWCELNGFAARPLNLVGYEDEGDG, from the coding sequence ATGCTGACCCGCCCAGAAGAACTTTTGCGATCAACGCCGGAAGGCCTCTATTCACCAGCCGGGGATTTTTATATCGATCCGGTCAGCCCGGTTGAACGCGCTTTGATCACCCATGGCCACGCGGATCATGCGAGATCAGGCCACCGGAAAGTCATGGCCACCCGTCAGACCCTTGATATTATGGGCATACGTTATGGCGATGATTTTGCCGGGTCCACGCAGATAGCCGAACTTGGCGTTGTCACTGAGATCAACGGCGTGAAAGTCAGCTTTCATCCGGCAGGGCATGTGCTCGGCTCTGCCCAGATTGCGGTTGAGAAAAATGGCATGCGTATTGTCTGCTCAGGCGATTACAAACGGGCGGCTGATCCCACCTGTCTTGGCTTCGAGCTGGTGCCCTGCGATGTGTTCATCACCGAAGCCACATTCGCCCTACCGGTGTTCCGTCATCCCAATGCCATGGACGAAATCGCCAAGCTTCTGAAATCGATTGCACAGTTCCCAGAGCGGTCGCACCTTGTCGGCGCCTATGCGCTTGGCAAGGCACAGCGCGTTATTCGCATGATGCGTGATGCAGGCTATGACAAGACGATCTACATTCACGGCGCAATGACAAAGCTTTGCGACTATTACCAGTCGCAGGGTATTGATCTGGGACCATTATCCTCCGCGACCGTAGAAACGGGCACACCGCAGGATTTCGCCGGTAGCGTGGTTGTCGGGCCACCATCGGCTTTCCTTGACCGGTGGGCGCGACGTTTTCCTGATCCCGTATCATGCTTTGCATCCGGCTGGATGAGCATTCGCCAGCGGGCGCGCCAGCAAGGCGTCGAGTTGCCGATCATCCTGTCAGACCATTGTGATTGGGATGAACTTACCGGTACAATCAAGGAGCTGGCGCCGTCGCAGATCTGGGTCACACACGGACGCGAAGAGGCGCTTGTCAGATGGTGCGAGCTGAATGGTTTTGCCGCACGGCCGCTCAATCTTGTCGGCTATGAGGACGAGGGAGATGGATGA
- a CDS encoding cisplatin damage response ATP-dependent DNA ligase, producing the protein MKEFAALLDRLVLTPQRNGKITLLVDYFRQTPDPDRGLALAAITRDLDIANVKPAMLRGLIAERMDEQLFAYSYDYVGDLAETISLAWTAREPSRANAIPTLGDVVASLARASRSDAIRLVEKWLDQLDASARYALLKLVTGGLRIGVSARLAKQALADFGKVDVGEIEELWHGLKPPYQSLFAWLEGKAEKPASLAAAPFRPVMLSTPLEETDYAKIIAEDYAAEWKWDGIRVQLTAEAGQRRIYSRTGDDISHAFPDIADAMNFEGTLDGELLVARSSTDTIEIGAFGDLQQRLNRKIVTAKQMESHPAFVRLYDLLFDRADDIRALPFTERREKLERFVATLDATRFDLSPLVPYETFHDLVELRKSPPHPIIEGLMLKRRDSTYVPGRPKGPWFKWKRDPFTIDAVLVYAQRGHGKRSSFYSDYTFAVWTGPDENPHLVPVGKAYFGFTDEELKQLDAYVRNNTTERFGPVRSVRAEPDHGLVLEIAFEGLNRSKRHKSGVAMRFPRISRLRWDKPPIEADRLETLEALLRNADPVD; encoded by the coding sequence ATGAAGGAATTTGCCGCGCTGCTTGACCGGCTGGTGCTGACGCCGCAGCGCAATGGCAAGATCACGCTGCTCGTCGACTATTTCAGGCAGACACCGGACCCGGACCGGGGCCTTGCCCTTGCTGCGATTACGCGTGATCTCGACATAGCCAATGTCAAACCCGCCATGCTGCGGGGGCTCATTGCCGAGCGCATGGATGAGCAGCTTTTTGCCTATTCCTATGATTATGTCGGCGATCTTGCCGAAACCATTTCTCTTGCCTGGACGGCCAGAGAGCCATCGCGCGCCAACGCCATTCCGACGCTTGGTGATGTCGTCGCTTCACTGGCACGCGCCTCACGCAGCGATGCGATCAGGCTGGTGGAAAAATGGCTCGATCAGCTCGATGCATCAGCCCGCTATGCCCTTTTGAAGCTGGTCACTGGTGGTCTGCGCATAGGCGTTTCAGCAAGGTTGGCCAAGCAGGCACTGGCGGATTTCGGCAAAGTGGATGTCGGTGAGATTGAAGAACTCTGGCATGGGTTGAAGCCGCCCTATCAGTCGCTGTTCGCCTGGCTTGAAGGAAAAGCGGAAAAGCCGGCAAGTCTTGCCGCTGCGCCATTCCGGCCGGTCATGCTGTCCACCCCGCTTGAAGAAACCGATTACGCGAAAATCATCGCAGAGGATTATGCGGCGGAGTGGAAATGGGACGGCATCCGCGTGCAGTTGACGGCGGAGGCCGGGCAGCGCCGCATTTATTCGCGCACGGGTGATGATATCTCCCATGCCTTTCCTGATATTGCCGATGCCATGAATTTCGAGGGCACACTGGACGGCGAGCTGCTCGTCGCGCGCAGTAGCACCGACACGATAGAGATCGGTGCCTTCGGTGATCTGCAGCAACGGCTCAACCGCAAAATTGTCACGGCCAAGCAGATGGAAAGTCATCCGGCTTTCGTGCGGCTCTATGACCTGCTGTTTGATCGCGCGGATGATATCCGGGCTTTGCCCTTCACTGAGCGCCGGGAAAAACTTGAGCGGTTTGTCGCCACACTCGACGCTACGCGTTTCGATTTGTCACCGCTCGTGCCCTATGAAACGTTTCATGATCTGGTGGAGCTGCGAAAAAGCCCTCCGCATCCCATCATCGAAGGATTGATGCTGAAGCGTCGCGATTCCACTTACGTGCCCGGACGACCGAAAGGGCCATGGTTCAAATGGAAACGCGATCCTTTCACCATTGACGCCGTGCTGGTCTATGCGCAGCGCGGTCATGGCAAGCGATCCAGTTTCTACTCGGACTATACATTTGCCGTGTGGACCGGGCCCGACGAGAACCCGCATCTTGTGCCCGTTGGAAAGGCCTATTTCGGCTTTACCGACGAAGAGTTGAAACAGCTCGACGCCTATGTGCGCAACAACACGACGGAGCGTTTTGGCCCGGTACGGTCTGTGCGGGCGGAGCCGGATCATGGGCTCGTGCTGGAAATAGCTTTTGAGGGCCTGAACCGGTCGAAACGTCACAAATCCGGGGTTGCCATGCGGTTTCCGCGTATTTCGCGCCTGCGCTGGGACAAGCCGCCGATTGAGGCGGACCGGCTGGAAACGCTGGAAGCCTTGCTGCGCAATGCCGATCCAGTGGATTGA
- a CDS encoding DUF1295 domain-containing protein: protein MTAPVILIIAAVALCVVMGCAFLALRLTGNSGWADTFWSFGVGAIGILSILFSDDMVSSSRKWLVIILLALWSLRLGGHILLRTLNSEDDPRYARLRREWGPAANSRMFFFLQSQAFAGILLVISVYIAAARPDIDLEFPDYLGFVLMLIALAGEAIADWQLKRFSRNPANRGKICDTGLWRWSRHPNYFFEWLGWVSYVLIAADFDGDYVHGWLTLAAPVLMYILLRHTSGVPPLEEHMLATRGQAFRDYQQRTSIFFPMPPQK, encoded by the coding sequence ATGACGGCTCCGGTCATTCTCATCATTGCAGCTGTCGCCCTTTGTGTTGTCATGGGCTGCGCTTTCCTTGCATTGCGTTTGACCGGCAATAGCGGGTGGGCTGACACTTTCTGGTCGTTCGGTGTGGGCGCTATTGGCATTCTCTCGATTCTGTTTTCAGACGATATGGTCTCGTCATCGCGAAAATGGCTGGTGATCATTCTGCTCGCGCTCTGGTCGTTGCGGTTGGGTGGGCACATCCTCCTTCGCACACTCAACAGCGAGGACGATCCGCGTTATGCACGCTTGCGCCGGGAGTGGGGTCCCGCCGCCAATTCGCGCATGTTCTTTTTTCTGCAAAGCCAGGCATTCGCCGGAATTCTGCTTGTTATCAGCGTCTATATCGCCGCTGCCCGGCCCGACATAGATCTCGAATTTCCAGATTATCTTGGGTTCGTCCTCATGCTTATCGCGCTTGCGGGTGAAGCAATTGCCGATTGGCAGCTCAAGCGGTTTTCCCGCAATCCCGCCAATCGTGGCAAGATATGTGACACCGGCCTCTGGCGCTGGTCGCGTCATCCGAACTATTTTTTCGAATGGCTTGGCTGGGTGTCCTATGTGCTGATTGCGGCGGATTTCGATGGCGATTATGTACATGGCTGGCTGACGCTCGCCGCGCCTGTGCTGATGTACATACTGCTTCGCCATACGTCAGGTGTGCCGCCGCTGGAGGAGCATATGCTGGCGACACGCGGTCAGGCTTTCCGGGATTATCAGCAGCGCACCAGCATCTTTTTCCCCATGCCTCCGCAGAAATAA